Genomic window (Streptomyces sp. TG1A-60):
GCCGTCTTGTTGATCTGGAAGCCGCCGGGGCCGCTGCCCGGCTCGGCACCGCCGTGCGGCGCGAGGAGGGCCGTGCGCCGCAGCGGTCCGTCGAAGTTCTGTCCCACCGTGGTCCCGAACAGCAGCAGTGAGCCGCCCCCGACCAGCCACAGCGCACCGCGCCGGGACACGGTGGGCTCGGCCGGCCGGGGTGAGACCAGCGGGAACTCCGGCTCCCCTCCCGCCTCCTCCTGAGGGCCCTTTCCCGCCCGCATGCGGCGCACATTGCGCACGGCGGTGGGTGCCCGGAGCGCCACGTGCACCACGAACGCGGCGAAGAACACCCAGGCGCCGTAGAAGTGCAGCGGATAGAAGGAGCCGGGAAAGAGGTAGTCCAGTTGGACGTTGAGCACACCCGTCACGAACTCGAACAGCACTCCGCCGACCAGGAGCAGCAGGGAGACCCGCTCCAGGGCGTGCGCGAGCGACCGGACCGGCGGCAGCGCGAACAGCTTCGGCACCACCGACCAGAGCTTGGCCAGCAGGACGGGGACGAGCGTGATCCCGAGCGTGACGTGGACGCCCTGGTTGAGCCGGTACAGCCAGTACGGACGCGTCGGCCAGTCGAAGAGGTAGAAGCCGAGAAGACCCTTGTCCGGGGTCTTGTCGTTCACCCGCGCGAGGTCCGGGTTGTAGGCGGCGTACGACAGCAGCCCCGTCACGAACAGCACGGTGATCCCGACGAGCAGCACGACACCGAGCACGGACGTGAACCAGGGCCCACGCACGGGGCTGCGCCAGGATCCGGGTGACGTGGGCGAGGCGGGCGGGTCGGGAAGGCGTGGCATGCGCCGACCGTAGGCCGCCGCAGCCGTGGAAAGGGGCCTTCGACACATGACGAAACGCTGACATCCGCGCGCACAGCGGCCTCGACACGGTCCGCGCGGCCTAGCGTTCTCCCGTGACCCGTGATCTTCTCCGAGACCTGTACGCAACCATCGCCGCCGCGCTGCTCGTGACGACCGCCGCGCTGGTCGGCATCGCGATCCAGCGGGAGCACGGCACCCTGCACGTGGGCTGGCCTCCCCTGTACTCCAACTGGGGCCCCCATGTCGGCCCCGGCACCCCGGCGGCGCTCGTCGTCGCGGGCGTCGTCGTGGCGTACGGCCCGCGCGTGGCCGCCCGGCTGCCGTGGCGCGCGCTGCTGGGCGCCGCCTGGGGTACGGCGATGGCGTGGACGTGGTCACTGGCGCTGATCGACGGCTGGCATCGGGGGATCGCGGTCCGGCTCACGACGAAATACGAGTACCTGCGGGTCATCGACCGCTTCCAGGACATCCCCGCGACCCTGCGGGACTTCACCCACCACATCCTGCTCCACTCCCCCGACAACTGGCCCCCGCATGTGGCGGGCCACCCTCCGGCGGCGACGGTCACCTTCGTCCTGCTCGACCGGGTCGGACTCGGCGGCGGGGGCTGGGCCGGAGTCTTCTGCATCACCGTCGGCGCGTCGGCGTGCGTGGCGGTACTGGTCGCCGTGCGGGCGCTCGCGGACGAGGGTCTCGCACGCCGGGCGGCGCCGTTCCTGGTGATGGTGCCGGCCGCGGTGTGGATGGGGACGTCGGCGGACGGGTACTTCGCGGCGGTCACCGCCTGGACCATCGCGTTCCTCGCCCTCGCGGTCACCGGACACCGGCCCCGGCTCACCGGTTTCGCCGCCGGCCTTCTCTTCGGCCTCACCTGCTATCTCTCCTACGGGCTCACCCTCTTCGCCGTGGTCGCGGGCGCCGTCCTGCTGCTCGGCGGCCCGAGACGCATGCGGCCCCTGCCCTACGCCCTCGCCGGAGTCACCGTCGTCCCGCTCGTGTTCACCCTTCTGGGCTTCAACTGGTGGGAGGCATACCACCTCCTGGTCGAGCGCTACTACCAGGGGGCCGGCGGTGTCCGGCCCTACAGCTACTGGGTGTGGGCCAACCTCGCCTGCACGGTCCTGATCGTGGGCCCGGCGACAGTGGCGGGCCTGCGGCGGACCGGCGCCACGCTGCTCGGGACTGCGGCACGGCTCAGGGCGCGTTCTCGCCTCGAAGCTCCCGTACCCGTCCGGACACCCGACCGCCCCGGCACTTCCGTACCCGTCCGGACACCCGACCGCCCCGGCGCTCCCGTGCGGGTCGTCTCCCTCGTGCGCCGGTGCGTCGTGCCCCGGCCGGGTGGGTCCGACGCCTCGCCCGACCTCCGGCTCGCCCTGCTGGTCACCGCCGTGTTCTCCGCTCTGCTCATCGCCGACCTGTCCGGGATGAGCAAAGCGGAGACCGAGCGCATCTGGCTGCCGTTCGCGGTGTGGCTGCCGGCCGCGTGTGCGTTCCTGACCGGGCGCCGCGCCTGGCTCGCCGCGCAGGCTGTGATCGCCCTGCTTCTCAACCACTTGCTGCTGACCGCCTGGTGACCTTGGGGCCGGGGGCGTCGGCGGGGGAAGGCGCGCCGAGTGCGGCGGACGGCGGGGCGACCTGGGTCCGTTCGACGGGCAGGTCACCCTCCGGCCTGCTGACTGCTCGTTCGGCGGCGGGGAAGCACGCCGGGCTCGCCGGTGGGGGCACTCCTCCCGGCCCCCCAGGCGAGCAGCGCGAAGCCCAGGGCGAAGCCGAGCATCGTCCATACGCCGCGTGGCCAGAAGATGTGGCTGTCGACGAAGGCCCAGCCGGCCACGAGCAGCACGATGGTGCCGGGGAGGACGCGGATGCCGTGCCTGGGGAGCAGTGCGACCGCCGTGGCCACGACGGCCGCGATGAGGGCGTAGGCACCGGCCTGCCCGAGCGCCTCCCCCGTGTCGTAGAGCGGGCGCTTGACCGGCCCGAGGGCGGCTGTCTCACCGGCGTGCTCGACCGCGGTTCCGGCCGCGATACCGGCGACCGCGTCCAGACCGGTGTAGAAGGCCGCGTACACGAAGGCACCCGCCCAGGCCACCACGGTGGCGAAGCCCGTGAGGCCGAGTCGGGGCCGGTGCCACAGAGGGACCAGGAGGCCGACCGTGAGCAGCGGAAAGACCGGCAGCAGCGCGATGTGCAGCTGCGTCCAGTCGGAGGCCGTCGATCGGGACAGCCCGTGCGGATGCGCGAGTCCCGCCGCGGCCAGCACGAGGGGGGCGGCGGTGACGAGGGCGATGTTTCGGATGGTCGACACGCCTGCGAGCGTAGGCGCGTGAGGCTGCCCGACACGGCCTCGTAAGGCTTCCGTAAGACCTTTGCCGTCCTGGCCGACGCCCCATGCCAGGTGGTGCCATGCCGTGCCGTGCGGAAGGGGCGACCGCACCACTGACTCCGTTTCCGGCTGTGCGCGCGGTAGTCCCGTCGCTCTGGCGCCGGGGCTCCCTTACGAGAGTCTGACGCGACCCTCGTTTCTCATCCGCACACCGCTCCCTGTGGTCACTCTGGTGTCGTCCAAAGCCGTGGACGACACGGCGCAGACACAGAGGAACGGGACGTGAACATGAACAGCAGCCACAGGGACCGCCGCACGAGCCGAACGGCCGGAACGCACGGTGGCCACCGTGCGCGGTCGAGGACGCGGCGCGTCGTGATCGGCGGCGGGGCCCTCGCCTCCGTGGCGGCGATCACCGTGGCCGTGACCGTGGCTTCGGCCGACCAGTACTCCGGGAGCACGGCCGGGGCCGACCACGCCGTCTTCGTCCAGGGCAACGAACTGAACGGCAACACCATCCATGTGTTCGCGCGGGACGACGACGGCAGGCTGAGCCCCTCGGGGACCTACACGACCGGCGGCAGGGGCGGTGACCAGATCGACGCGCCCACCGACTCGCTCGCCTCCCAGGGCTCACTCGTCTACGACGACGTTTCGGGCATGCTGCTGGCCGTCAACGCGGGCAGCGGCACGGTGACCTCCTTCCGCGTCGAGGGACAGCAGTTGAAGGACCGGCGGGTCGTGGGCTCCGGCGGCGAGTTCCCCGCCAGCATCGCGGTGCGCGGCAGGATCGCCTACGTGATGAACGCGGGCGGCGAGGGCAGCGTCCAGGGCTTCGAGATCACCGGCGAGGGGCTGAAGCCGCTGAAGGGGTCCCACCGTTCCCTGGGGCTGGACAACGAGGACGTACCGCGCTTCGACACCTCGCCCGGCGAGGTCGAGTTCACCCCGGACGGACGCAACCTGGTGGTCACCACCAAGGGCAACAACACCGTCGAGGTCTTCCCGATGAAGCGGAACGGCCTCCCGGCCGTCGACGAACCGGTCGTCAACGAGTCCGCGGGCGGCGTCCCCTTCGCGATCAGCTTCGACAAGACGGGCAAGCGGATGCTGGTCGCGGAGGCCGAGAAGTCCACCGTCACCACCTACAAGGTGAAGCGCAGCGGTGAGCTGAAGGTCCTTCAGGAGCCGCTCCCCAACGGACAGGAGACCCTGTGCTGGCTGGAGCGCGCGGGCAACTACTTCTACGGCGGCAACACCGGCAACTCCACGGTCTCCGGGTACGTCATGGACGAGCACGGCAAGCTCTCCCTGACCAACGACGTGGGTATCGCCGCCCCGCCCTCCGCCGACTCGCAGGGTGTGATCGACCTCGCCGTGACGGAGGACGAGAAGTTCGTGTACGTCCAGAACGCCGTCTCCGGAACCGTCGACGGCTTCCGCGTCGAATCCGACGGCGCCCTCACCAAGGTCACGACAGCCGAGGGCCTGCCCGCCTTCGACGAGTCCGGGATGGAGGGCATCGCCGCCGTCTGACACGGACACGACCGTCGCGGAAAGCCCCTTGAAACACTGAGGACTTCCGCGACGGTCTCGCGGACGGAGGGGTCATACGCGCCCCCGCAGGCAAGCCGCAGGCCGCTGTGCGCCTCAGCCCCCTCCCTGCGTCCACCGGGCCGGAGTCATACTTGACCATGCGGGGACCATCCCGTGATGGCTCGACGCGGGAGAGGCAGCAATCCGGTGAGCAGCGACAGCCAGAGCGTGGGGAAGGCCGAGGTGCGGCTCAAGTGGGACCCGAGTCCCTGGGACCAGCCACCTCACCATCTCGACATCATCACCGCGACCTACTCGGCGGACGCCCCCTACGGGCGGCCGGTGTACATCGTCCACTACGACAGCCGCTCACCGGACGGCACCATCAACATGAGCCGGCACAGCCAGACCGGCCAGGGCTTCGGCTACGTCGAGGCGATGACCGTGGAGCTCGACCGCCTCGCGTCCTCCTTCGCACGGGTGGTCGTGGGCGTGGCGATCCATCAGGACACCGGTCCCAAGACCTTCGGTGACGTCTCGAACGTCGGAGTGCTCGTCGTCGCGGGGTACAAGGAACTGCTCAAGGACGACTTCGCACAGGTCGCCGGATCCACCGCCGCCACCGTCGCGGAGTTCACCCGGGATTCCTCCGGGGCGTGGGAGTACCACGAGTCGGTCAGAGGGTTCGACAGCGACCCCGCGCTCTTCATGGCGGAGATGGGCGACACCCCGTAACCCCGCGGTCGCCGCCGCGCGGACTCCCGACGGCGACCGCGTGCCCGGGCCTTCGGCCCACGGTGGCGCGATGGTCGTGCTGCCCTTGGTCAGGAACGTCGCCGTCGGCTGTTCACGACCTCGCGGTACGTCCCGGATGCACGACGACCGTCCAGCCCGGCCCGTCGACGGCGTCCCCGGCGGCCCGGACCGGGCCGCCGGGGCGGAGGTGCAGGGCGCGGTGGCGCGGCGGAGGCGGGCCGGGGCCGGCGGCGGTCAGGCCGCCGGTGAGCAGGAGCGTGCGTCGGCGCGTCTCAGCACGCCTTCGGTGGCCGCCAGTCGCCGAGCCAGGTGGCACGGGTCGCCGACTCGGCCTGCTCGTCGGTGAGCTGGGGCCGGTTCTCCGGGACGGTGACGACGGCGCCCGGGCCGGTGTTGCCGTACTCGGCGAAGCGCTGGTCCTGCCAGGGGTGTGCGTCCCGCATGTTGGCGTAGGGCGCGACCGCGTCGATGCCCGGGCCCAGCCAGGTGTCGCGCACCGTGAGCATCGGGCGGACGGTGGTGCTGGAGCTTGGCACCCAGGGGCGGGCCAGCTTGTAGTAGCCGTCCGGGGCCTGGCTGCTGACGTGACCGCGCGTCACGAGGTAGCCGTGCGGGTTGGCGCGCTCCGTGGAGGGGGCGAAGACGAAGCCGTACGGGGCCTTGGACAGGTCGGTGCGGTTCAGGGTGCGGAAGTGGCAGTGCTCGAAGACGGCCGAGGCCCGGCCGAAGACGAAGTCGACGTCGCCCTCGACGTAACAGTGTGAGAAGAACTGGCGGGCGAAGAGGCTCGCCGCGTTGGAGTCGGCGTACAGGGTGTCCTGGTGGCCGAGGAAGCGGCAGTGGTGGAAGGCCGAGCGGTCACCCTGCACCTTGATGGCGACGGCCTGGGTGCCGCTGATCTCGGGGTGCTCCTCGCGCAGGAAGTCGTTGGCGAAGGTGATCCGGTGGGCGGTGAAGGCGTCGGCCCGGACGGTGGTGGTGGCCGATCCGGTGGTGCCGTAGGTACCCGAGCCGTCCGGCTTCGGGGTGCCGGCCGCGTTGTCGTAGACGATGACGACGTCACGCGGACCGTCCCCGGCGCCGAGCCAGGTCATCTCCGTGCGGGAGCGGTCGACGGAGACCGTCTCCCGGTAGGTGCCCGGTGCGATGACCAGGGTCCAGCCGCTGCCTCCGGCAGCGGTCACGGCGGCCTGGACGGAGGTGAAGTCGCCCCGGCCGGACCGGTCGACGTACAGGGTGTGCGCGTTCAGGCGCGCGGACGGGGAGCCGTAGCGGCCGAACGGGCGGGATGCCGCGGCGGCTCGCGCGTGGCCCTGCGCGAGGCCGAGTGCGGCGCCGGCACCGGCGGTCGCCAGCAGGAAACCCCTTCTGGACAGGGGGAGTCGGAGGCGGCGGGTTGAGGCCATGTGGGTGTTCCTTCGCAGGGGGGTCGTTCCGGGGACGTCGGGTTCTTCCTCGCCGGGGGGCGGGGCCGGGGCGGCGGGTGCGCCCCGGCCCGGGGGCGCTCAGGTCAGCACAGGCGGCCGGCGCCCGCGCGGTGGTCGACGAGCCACGGGATCGCCCGCGGCGGGTGGACCTGTGTGCGCAGGGTCGGCGTCCAGCCGGCGCCGGACTGCAGGGTCTCCTCGGGGATCTCCGCGTTGTGCACGGCGATCAGGTCGGTGAGCCTGCCGTTGACGTAGTTGTTCTCGGCGGTCAGCGGCGCCTCCTTCCACTTCTTCAGGATCTTGGCCGCGCTGACCCCCTTCGCCAGCGAGAAGGCGTTGTCCGTGGCGTGCAGCCGCGACTCGATGCCGATGCCGAAGACGTAGCCGAACGGCTGGTCCTTGGTCACCACGAAGTGGTTGTTGTACGAGTCGACCTGCCCGAACCGCACGCGCGGGGCCCGCTCGACGATGCCCTCGAAGCGGTTGTGGTGCAGGGTGACCTTGAGCTTGCCGGCGTCGTCCGCGGCGGCGCTGTCGCTGTTGCCGATCAGCATGGTCTTGTCGTGGTTCTTGAAGGAGTTCCAGGACACGGTGACGTGGTTGGCGCCGCGCACGATGTCGAGCAGGCCGTCGTGCTGCTGGTAGACCTTGCCGAAGTACTTCGGCAAGGAGCTGTCGGGGTAGCGGCCGTCGGTGAGGGTGTTGTGGTCGACCCACACATGGGTGGAGCCGTAGACGACGACGCCGTCGTACTCGGAGTTCCAGGCGCCGGTCTTGTTGTCGTCGGTCGGGTCCCACTGCGGGAAGCAGTCGATCGGGGCCTCTATGGTGAGATTGCGCAGGATGACGTTGTCCACGCCCTTGATCTGCAGGCTGCCGCCGAGGATCCCGGAGTTCTCCCCGACGCCCACGATGGTGGTGTTGGAGGGGACGCTCACCCGGATGGCCTTGCCCTGGTTGTCCGCGGACGCGTCCCGCAGGTCCTCCTGCTCCCCGCTGACCGGGGTGTCGTTGCCCCAGACGGCGGGGTCGTAGTCGGCGAGGTACTGCTGGAAGTCGTACCCCTCGGCCTCGAAGGCCTCGCAGCCCCGGGCCACGGCGTCGATCATCCCCTTGACCTTGATGATCTTCGGGGCGTCACCGCCGGCCTTCAGGGCGGCCTTGAACTCCTCCCAGGTGGTGACGGTGTGGACGTGCGCGGCGTCGGCGGCCGAGCCGCCCGTCGTGCCCGTCCCCTGTGAGGCCCAGCCGTCCTTCGCGGCGAGCACCTCACGGCCGAGGTCCCGGCCGCCCGCCTGCGCGGTGGTGCCGGTCAGGGACAGCACCAGGGCGGTGCATCCGACGAGCGCGGCGGCTCTTACTGTGGCATGCCCATGCCAGTGTGCGTTCATGGTGCGGCTCTCCTCAATACAGGACGGG
Coding sequences:
- a CDS encoding molybdopterin-dependent oxidoreductase is translated as MPRLPDPPASPTSPGSWRSPVRGPWFTSVLGVVLLVGITVLFVTGLLSYAAYNPDLARVNDKTPDKGLLGFYLFDWPTRPYWLYRLNQGVHVTLGITLVPVLLAKLWSVVPKLFALPPVRSLAHALERVSLLLLVGGVLFEFVTGVLNVQLDYLFPGSFYPLHFYGAWVFFAAFVVHVALRAPTAVRNVRRMRAGKGPQEEAGGEPEFPLVSPRPAEPTVSRRGALWLVGGGSLLLFGTTVGQNFDGPLRRTALLAPHGGAEPGSGPGGFQINKTAVSRGIGARETGEDVWRLVVTGPSGTLRLSRADLLELPLHSSALPIACVEGWSTGDQWWRGVRLRELAVLVGYDADASPDVMVESLQRRGAFRRAALRSNQVRDPRSLLALDVNGEPLTLDHGYPARIIVPAAPGVLNTKWVARMTFGDL
- a CDS encoding beta-propeller fold lactonase family protein, encoding MIGGGALASVAAITVAVTVASADQYSGSTAGADHAVFVQGNELNGNTIHVFARDDDGRLSPSGTYTTGGRGGDQIDAPTDSLASQGSLVYDDVSGMLLAVNAGSGTVTSFRVEGQQLKDRRVVGSGGEFPASIAVRGRIAYVMNAGGEGSVQGFEITGEGLKPLKGSHRSLGLDNEDVPRFDTSPGEVEFTPDGRNLVVTTKGNNTVEVFPMKRNGLPAVDEPVVNESAGGVPFAISFDKTGKRMLVAEAEKSTVTTYKVKRSGELKVLQEPLPNGQETLCWLERAGNYFYGGNTGNSTVSGYVMDEHGKLSLTNDVGIAAPPSADSQGVIDLAVTEDEKFVYVQNAVSGTVDGFRVESDGALTKVTTAEGLPAFDESGMEGIAAV
- a CDS encoding TerD family protein, giving the protein MSSDSQSVGKAEVRLKWDPSPWDQPPHHLDIITATYSADAPYGRPVYIVHYDSRSPDGTINMSRHSQTGQGFGYVEAMTVELDRLASSFARVVVGVAIHQDTGPKTFGDVSNVGVLVVAGYKELLKDDFAQVAGSTAATVAEFTRDSSGAWEYHESVRGFDSDPALFMAEMGDTP
- a CDS encoding pectinesterase family protein, giving the protein MASTRRLRLPLSRRGFLLATAGAGAALGLAQGHARAAAASRPFGRYGSPSARLNAHTLYVDRSGRGDFTSVQAAVTAAGGSGWTLVIAPGTYRETVSVDRSRTEMTWLGAGDGPRDVVIVYDNAAGTPKPDGSGTYGTTGSATTTVRADAFTAHRITFANDFLREEHPEISGTQAVAIKVQGDRSAFHHCRFLGHQDTLYADSNAASLFARQFFSHCYVEGDVDFVFGRASAVFEHCHFRTLNRTDLSKAPYGFVFAPSTERANPHGYLVTRGHVSSQAPDGYYKLARPWVPSSSTTVRPMLTVRDTWLGPGIDAVAPYANMRDAHPWQDQRFAEYGNTGPGAVVTVPENRPQLTDEQAESATRATWLGDWRPPKAC
- a CDS encoding pectate lyase — encoded protein: MNAHWHGHATVRAAALVGCTALVLSLTGTTAQAGGRDLGREVLAAKDGWASQGTGTTGGSAADAAHVHTVTTWEEFKAALKAGGDAPKIIKVKGMIDAVARGCEAFEAEGYDFQQYLADYDPAVWGNDTPVSGEQEDLRDASADNQGKAIRVSVPSNTTIVGVGENSGILGGSLQIKGVDNVILRNLTIEAPIDCFPQWDPTDDNKTGAWNSEYDGVVVYGSTHVWVDHNTLTDGRYPDSSLPKYFGKVYQQHDGLLDIVRGANHVTVSWNSFKNHDKTMLIGNSDSAAADDAGKLKVTLHHNRFEGIVERAPRVRFGQVDSYNNHFVVTKDQPFGYVFGIGIESRLHATDNAFSLAKGVSAAKILKKWKEAPLTAENNYVNGRLTDLIAVHNAEIPEETLQSGAGWTPTLRTQVHPPRAIPWLVDHRAGAGRLC